One Bacteroidota bacterium genomic window carries:
- a CDS encoding type II toxin-antitoxin system HigB family toxin: MKRIFAKSTLREFWEKHPDSEQYLKTWFDTAMSAEWKTPNDVKKSYANASILKDSRIVFNIKGNSYRLVIKFNFEHQLAFVRFIGTHFEYDKIDANNI; the protein is encoded by the coding sequence ATGAAAAGAATATTTGCAAAAAGTACATTGAGAGAGTTTTGGGAGAAACATCCTGATTCAGAACAGTATTTAAAGACTTGGTTTGATACTGCTATGAGTGCGGAATGGAAAACACCAAATGATGTTAAAAAGAGCTATGCAAATGCAAGTATTTTAAAAGACAGCAGAATTGTTTTTAATATTAAGGGCAATTCATATCGATTGGTTATTAAATTCAACTTCGAACACCAATTGGCATTTGTACGATTTATTGGGACACATTTTGAATATGATAAAATTGATGCTAACAATATATAA
- a CDS encoding transcriptional regulator has product MELKPIKTEMDYRDALKRLEEIFDAKLGTPESDELEILGLMVDNYENKHYPIDAPDPIEAIKIRMEEMHLKQVDLIPEIGGKSRVSEILNRKRRLTVEMIRKLATRLNLSSNLLIKDYQLIQ; this is encoded by the coding sequence ATGGAACTAAAACCGATAAAAACAGAGATGGATTACCGAGATGCATTGAAAAGATTGGAAGAAATTTTTGACGCAAAACTTGGTACACCAGAGAGTGATGAGCTTGAAATACTTGGATTAATGGTTGACAATTATGAAAACAAACATTATCCGATTGACGCACCTGACCCGATAGAAGCGATTAAGATACGAATGGAAGAGATGCACCTTAAACAAGTAGACTTGATTCCGGAGATTGGTGGAAAAAGTAGAGTTTCTGAGATTCTGAACCGTAAACGCAGATTGACTGTTGAAATGATAAGGAAATTGGCAACACGCTTGAATTTGTCTTCGAATTTATTGATTAAAGATTATCAACTAATACAATAG
- a CDS encoding tetratricopeptide repeat protein, producing the protein MIKYLLSLSFMVMFLLPSGAQSTLYHSNDDATFREALDQYEKEKYATAQKLFEQAYAQYSPNTELKSLSQFYIAQCAMRLFNADAELLTLQFIRENPKSVKVNDAWFSLGGYFYTLKNWNNCIDAYAKVDLPLLTDEQQAELHFKKGYSYFEKKDNEAAKIAFYEIKEGKTKFAAPARYYSGHIHYLEQNYQTALNEFLKITNDETFGPIAPYYIVQIYYMQKKYQEIIDFTPGIMENVTEKRRAEVARITGEAYFKLGQFEPSIDYFKIYIQESPSADDEAVYQLAYAYYKIAQYDTAVPYFERVSVAENALGQNASYYLAGCYLQKGEKENARKAFASAMRSDFDPAIKQDALFNYALLTYEIGGDPFNDAISAFEEFITLYPESKRIDEARRMLIQSYLGARNYRQALASIERVEIKTDELKEAYQRIAFNRGIELFNVQEYAQAAEMFEKAGLYTGYDSQREARVHYWLGESLYRLAKYEASVAAYKKFMAAPVAHTTEEYKLVNYSLGYAYYKLKNYAEAAKYFRQFAGENTAKEYTADSYLRVADCYFMQKNYTQAVDFYQRSLDASTPSADYALLQKGISLGLAQRGLEKIATLKILTRDYSSSIYADDAYYEIAQEYLKLQDSPQAIEALVALSTNYPQSNLAGKALVQAGLLNYNADRNDEAIRCYKKTVTTYNGTEEARNALIGLKNIYVDLGRVDEYASFVDGLEGNVPKLSVGEKDSLTFQAAEKLYMTSNCNEAKAAFRRYIDAYPNGAYLLKAYFFSGDCHYQAREYDQAFTQFSYVLKQAQNLYTEQALLGSARIEVIRKNNQNALQLYQRLAGMSSTEANLKEAKKSVMQLNFQMAQYAESVESASQLLSLSGLSTEEKREANFIKARSLHETGREELALEAYRGISSEVLSYQGAESKFRIIEILYKQGKLDTAEKEIIAFSGMSTSHEYWVARSFITWSDIFSARKNYFQAIETLQSIINYYENSNDGILEMAKAKKAEIEKAKLEAEKKPAEQSIEVNIEK; encoded by the coding sequence ATGATCAAATATCTTCTGAGCCTATCTTTTATGGTAATGTTTCTGCTTCCCTCCGGAGCACAATCTACCCTTTACCATAGTAACGACGATGCCACTTTTCGCGAAGCACTCGACCAATACGAAAAGGAAAAATATGCCACCGCACAAAAACTTTTCGAGCAGGCTTATGCACAATATTCGCCCAACACCGAGCTTAAAAGCCTTTCGCAGTTTTACATTGCCCAGTGCGCCATGCGCTTGTTCAATGCCGATGCCGAATTGCTTACCCTGCAGTTTATCCGCGAAAACCCAAAATCGGTTAAAGTAAACGATGCCTGGTTTAGCTTGGGAGGCTATTTCTATACTCTTAAAAATTGGAACAACTGTATTGATGCTTATGCCAAAGTCGATTTACCCCTATTAACCGACGAACAGCAGGCAGAACTTCATTTTAAAAAGGGATATAGTTATTTTGAAAAGAAAGACAACGAAGCGGCCAAAATTGCTTTTTACGAAATTAAAGAGGGCAAAACAAAGTTTGCTGCCCCCGCCCGTTACTATTCCGGCCATATTCATTACCTGGAGCAAAATTACCAGACTGCACTCAACGAGTTTTTAAAGATTACCAACGACGAAACTTTTGGCCCTATTGCCCCTTACTACATTGTGCAGATTTATTACATGCAGAAAAAATACCAGGAGATTATCGATTTTACGCCCGGCATTATGGAGAATGTCACCGAAAAGCGCAGGGCTGAAGTGGCCCGCATTACCGGCGAGGCTTATTTTAAGCTGGGGCAGTTCGAACCCTCCATCGACTATTTTAAGATATACATTCAGGAAAGCCCTTCGGCCGACGACGAGGCTGTCTACCAGCTGGCTTATGCTTATTACAAAATTGCCCAATACGATACCGCTGTTCCTTATTTCGAAAGGGTTTCGGTGGCCGAAAATGCACTGGGGCAAAATGCCAGCTATTACCTTGCGGGTTGTTACCTTCAGAAAGGCGAAAAAGAAAATGCCCGAAAGGCCTTTGCTTCTGCCATGCGTTCCGATTTCGATCCAGCTATTAAGCAGGATGCTTTGTTTAATTATGCCTTGCTCACCTACGAAATTGGTGGCGATCCGTTTAACGATGCCATCAGTGCTTTCGAGGAGTTTATCACTTTGTATCCGGAGTCGAAACGTATCGATGAGGCACGGCGCATGCTTATCCAGTCGTACCTGGGTGCCCGCAACTATCGCCAGGCTCTGGCTTCCATCGAAAGGGTTGAAATTAAAACCGACGAGCTGAAGGAAGCCTACCAACGTATAGCCTTTAACAGGGGTATCGAACTTTTTAACGTGCAGGAATATGCCCAGGCTGCGGAGATGTTCGAAAAAGCAGGGCTTTATACCGGTTACGACAGCCAGCGCGAAGCACGGGTGCATTACTGGCTGGGAGAATCGCTCTACCGCCTTGCAAAATACGAAGCCTCTGTGGCGGCTTATAAGAAATTTATGGCAGCTCCGGTAGCCCATACCACCGAAGAATACAAACTGGTGAATTACAGCCTGGGTTATGCCTATTATAAATTGAAAAATTACGCGGAAGCAGCCAAGTACTTTCGCCAATTTGCAGGAGAAAATACTGCAAAGGAATATACTGCCGATAGTTACCTGCGCGTGGCCGATTGCTATTTCATGCAGAAAAACTACACCCAGGCAGTCGATTTTTATCAGCGCTCGCTCGATGCCAGCACCCCATCGGCCGATTATGCCCTGTTGCAAAAGGGCATCAGCCTGGGACTGGCACAACGGGGTCTCGAAAAGATTGCGACACTTAAAATTCTTACCCGCGATTATTCCTCTTCCATCTATGCCGACGATGCCTATTACGAAATTGCCCAGGAGTACCTCAAGCTGCAGGATTCTCCCCAGGCTATCGAAGCGCTTGTGGCATTGTCTACAAATTATCCGCAAAGCAACCTGGCTGGAAAAGCGCTGGTTCAGGCTGGATTGTTGAATTACAATGCCGACCGCAACGATGAAGCTATCCGTTGTTACAAAAAAACGGTTACTACCTACAATGGCACCGAGGAGGCGCGCAATGCGCTTATCGGGCTTAAAAATATTTATGTCGACCTGGGCCGGGTCGATGAGTATGCCAGCTTTGTCGATGGTTTGGAAGGAAATGTTCCCAAACTATCTGTTGGCGAGAAGGATTCGCTCACTTTTCAGGCTGCCGAAAAACTTTACATGACCTCGAATTGCAACGAAGCCAAAGCAGCTTTCAGGCGTTACATCGATGCTTATCCCAACGGGGCTTACCTGCTAAAAGCTTATTTTTTCAGCGGCGATTGCCATTATCAGGCCCGGGAGTACGACCAGGCTTTTACCCAGTTTAGTTATGTGCTGAAACAAGCCCAAAACCTTTACACCGAGCAGGCACTATTAGGGTCTGCCCGTATAGAGGTAATTCGCAAGAACAACCAGAATGCCTTGCAGCTCTATCAAAGGCTTGCCGGAATGTCTTCCACAGAAGCAAACCTGAAAGAAGCGAAAAAATCGGTCATGCAGCTCAATTTTCAGATGGCCCAGTATGCTGAATCTGTGGAGTCGGCCAGCCAACTTTTAAGTTTATCCGGCTTGTCGACAGAAGAAAAACGTGAGGCTAATTTCATCAAGGCCCGCTCATTGCACGAAACCGGTCGCGAGGAATTGGCACTGGAGGCATACCGAGGCATTTCTTCCGAAGTGCTTAGTTACCAAGGTGCCGAATCGAAATTCCGTATCATCGAGATACTTTACAAACAAGGTAAATTAGATACAGCTGAAAAAGAAATAATTGCCTTTAGCGGCATGAGTACTTCACACGAATATTGGGTTGCCAGAAGTTTTATCACCTGGTCAGATATTTTTTCGGCACGTAAAAACTATTTCCAGGCCATCGAAACCCTGCAAAGCATTATCAACTATTACGAAAATTCGAACGATGGAATTCTGGAAATGGCCAAAGCCAAAAAGGCAGAAATTGAAAAAGCCAAGCTGGAAGCAGAGAAAAAGCCAGCTGAGCAGTCCATCGAAGTAAACATTGAAAAGTAA